The region GCAAATAACGTTTGTGATAAGGATGCTCATGCAAATGTTTTCATCCAGGGTACCGGATGATGGAGGTGACGATCTGCATGGAGACAACAGTAGCTTACCATCACTGGAAAGACCAGACGATGCCACTTTTATCCATCCAGCTGTGTCTTCCGGAGATTTTGCTAGAATTGTACAGTTGAAGGAAGAACGAACTCTGACAGATCAGGAAAAGTACCATCTACTTACTAACCATTTCCGGCCCAGCGCTACCTACCGCTTTCCATCTGTTCTTTATGGGAAGAAGAAGCGTGCATTTCAACATGACTGGCTTCACCAATATAACGGTCTTGTGTATTCTGAGACAATGCAGGGAAGCTACTGCAAATACTGTGTCCTGTTTGGTCAAGCTGCGTACTCTGTGTACAGTTTTACCGGTACTCTGATTAGTAAACCACTCACTAATCTCCAGAAGGCCAGTGAGAAGCTGCGTAACCATTTCATTGGTGTCGGAGGGAGTTCAGCAAGGAAGTACCACTTACAAGCTGTTgaaaaggcagagaattttaaGGCTGTGATGGAAAAGAAACAGTTGCCAGTTGACCAGCAACTTTCCAGCCTTCGAGCTCAGCGTATTGCCAAAAACAGAGAAATCCTAAGATCTGTAGCAGAAACTGTTATACTTTGTGGCAGGCAAGGGCTTGCTTTGAGAGGCCATCGCGATGATTGGAAGTGGTTAGAGAAAACGCCATACGCTAATCACGGAAATTCTCTTTTGACTCTGTGTACCCCGGGCCCCCGTTTAACTCCTGTATCCGCGCTTGAGCTGTTTGACTCGCCCCCATAGTGGACTGCTTGTCTTTGATGGTTGCAGTCAACATCGAGACAACAGATCTACCGTCATTTTTGGTTGCAAAGTCTACTTTCACCTTATACTACTTCCCTGAAATGGGTGTGGTCTAGCGTTTCATGTCCGTGCACCCCCTCTCCTCAGATCCTGGATCCGCCCCTGGCacaccctacatctttctcattttttaaAATGTTTTTAATCTTGTAATATACAATGGGACATTGTCACACTATCACATACGAAACAATCGTACCGATAATCAGATATATCAACTTTGACTTCTTGTCGAACTGGTTTCTGCGTCTTGCTGGAAACCTGCACCATCATCAGCTCCATTGCAGAAAAGCATCTGCAACCTACACACTTACAAGTGTTACCAACAAGTAAACCTAAATGCATTATATCAGTTATACCTgatttatcaatgtctttCAACTCAGCCCCATATCTCTGTTCAAGTTCAAGCATTCATTTTCCTAAATTAGTCAGGGTAAGTGAACCACTCGCCACTAACAGTAATAGccaattaattacttaattaattaatatgtcataattactgttaCTAAAATATATTGCTAACCATACACTATGACACTGTTTCAGTTAGGTGAAGCACCGAACTTAGTCAGGGTAAGTGAACCACTCGCcactaacagcagcatccaattaattaattaattaatatgtcataattactgttaCCAAATTATATTGCTAACCATACACTATGACCCTGTTTTCAGTTAGGTGAAGCACTCAACTTAGTCAGGGTAAGTGAACTACTCGCcactaacagcagcatccaaataagataattaattaacttatcaTAACAATACATTAGAACACTGTTTCAATCAGGTGATGCACCCAATCTAGTCTCGACAAGTGATTCACTCATCAGAAACTGGAGTGACAtatttgttgctgttctaGTAGTGAAAGAATTGCTTTAAataccattaattaatgtatataaattcattagattaattaattaaaataaatttaattctaatttaaaATTGATTAATCTATTGATTAATCTAccatttatacatttatttagtCTATTAACTCAATCATATTAGTCCACTTCAATATGATTCATTGTTTCCCATTTCCCGCCCTCATCCTTTTTGGGGACCGCATGCTTTATTTGATGAGGTGTCTATTTTTATGAGGACGTGACAGAATCACCTGACTCAAAATGGCGGTAGTGAATGCACGAGGAATCTCCTTTCAGTACGTGTAGTGCAGGCATCACGCACGAATGCAATGTGTACATCTCGCAAAGAAGGAAGGTAACACCGTAGACGAAAACGGACGGCTAGCGTAGCCCGCGACGAGGCGCAATCCGTTTTTGCAACAAACCCCTAGTCTGCAAGTTGGGAAGTTGAGCGCTATACACATGACAATTATTACTGTAAATACTGTACCTCTGCCTCACTGTCTTTTTCATAACGCTCAGTCACTCACACGTATGTATACAGGATTCCCTGCAATTGAGCCAGGTAATGTGTTATTGCTACACCTGCTGGCATAAAAATTTGCACGGATATCGGTGCAAAATTTTACATCCTCAGTAATAGCACTGAAAGGTGTCACTAGAGCACTTTAGTTCTAACCGTGAGTAGGTGTATAGCTTTATACCAAGGTGTAAAGCACAAACAAGGGCTTGATTAGCACTCGAAGGTGTAGCTAGAGCACTTCATTTTTAGCAGTGTTTACTCCCTacacgcctggttgttggtaggaaaacatgcacgtgcaaatgttgagactaggcgttgtttctatgtggtactaaacccttatgtaaagcaaaggactagaCACCATGTACAAgatggacgcccgatggccggattctcgttagcagctaccaaacaagaGAGATGGAGCCCtaagatgacatcacgttcatctattggtcggaatagcttcatttgcatctgcgctaatcgagtataaatacggtcgtacgTACGGTCGCACGTCGggcgactactatacccttagcccggatatccgggtctcgggTAATAACTACTTGCACACTTGGCTAAGTTACACAATGCTAGAGAGATGCGGCAGCAAGACGGTCCTGACTCTGAGTGCTAAGAGCAGAAGCAGAACGCTCACAAGAACCAGATATTTTCGGTCTGGCTGAGAACGTTCGTTCAAACCCCTCGGCCCCCTTCCGTATGCCCTTCAAGCATGCCCATCGGAagcaactttaattaaagtggtGGGTATAGCGCACGCTAATAGCGTTACTAAAacaccacgcctactttaaattaatatcaattagtgaatttgtattaatatcaatcaggCCATGGTCACACCACTTTCGACAAAAGTGTAGTTTGATAACGTCACGGCGTTGATTCTCGTTAACTTCCATTTCGGGTATAAccaattaaataagtaatatattagCAATTACTCAAATTTTTTACTAAATTGATattgaattaatattaatttaaggTAGGCGTGGTGTTATAGTAACGCTATTAGCGTGCGCTATTTCCaccactttaattaaatttcctTCCGATGGGCCTGCTTGAAGGTCGTACGCAAGGGGTCGAGGGGTTTGGACGAACCTTCTCAGCTAGACCGAACATATCTGGTTCCTGTGAGCGTTCAGCTTCTGCTCTTAGCACTCAGAGTCAGGACCGTCTTGCTGCCGCAACTCTCTAacattgtgttaattaattaacttagccAAATGTGCAGTTGTTACTAcccgagacccggatatccgggctaagggtataatAGTCGTTCGACGTGCGACCGTAcgtacgaccgtatttatattcgattagcgcagatgcaaatgaagcaattccgaccaatagatgaacgtgatgtcatctcagggctccacctctcttgtttggtagctgctaacgagaattcggcaaTTGGGCGTCCAttctgtacatggtgtttagtcctttgctttacctAAGGGTTTAGTaccacatagaaacaacgcctagtctcaacatttgcacgtgcatgttttcccaccaacaaccaggcgtgtAGGGAGCGAAGGTGCTGGATTTATACGCCATGCATGCGGTACAgtacgtgtatatatatagctcTACTTGACTTGTaccattttgcttgttccacaatGTTTCTGCATAATGGtcctgcagtctgacagcttgaattttcggtgtgcgtggctgagcggccgctGTATTGTTGCAAAATCACTAGTGAcgaaatttggcgctccacgggaatttgcgaagcgGAACGTgtattgtccatgacagcacGTCTGGAGACGGTACACGCTTTGCGCtcctttgtttagctaaacgaatgcattggaaaccttagctgagacgaATGGGTTGGGCTtaaacctcagtatgcaaaacgttatcacgtgacgagatatgtgaTTTCATACACctgccgagggtttagcactgtaatgtgcttctctattcattctTACCGTACTTATCTAGTAATTGAAGTGCATATGCACACTTTATTATCTAAGGTAGGCAAGGAGAGAATCCGAGAGCAACATAATGAAGGTAACATGCAGTCACTGAGTGAGTTTAGACATTTTGACTTAGTTGCTTGAATTAATTGCAAACACATTCTTGGACTGTTTTCATAATACAAACACTCTTCTAAAATCAACTAGAATGCTGAACACTAGCAGCATCAATCTTTTCAGTAAATTCCTGTAGGTTACTTGAATCCGCCAGCTACAGCTGCTACCCACTGCTGGACAGTAATCGGATCAGATCCAGTGATACTTTTGAAGTGAATTACACCTTCTGGATCATTAGTGATTGGAGAGCCCGAGCTGACTATCTTCATCAATTCAACCATTCCGTCAGCCTGCCACTCTTGTATTCCCATGTCCATAACTCCCTTCTTAGCAGCCTCATACGGGACTTGCACATATTTGATTTCTCTCCCAAGTGACTCACTGAAGGCTTTCACCACATCATTGTAAGTGCAGGCTTTGGTAGCAAGCTTGAAGGTCTTGTTGGCGTAGAGGCCAGGATTAGCCAAAACAGCAGCTGACGCCTTTCCTATGTCACTGACAGCAATAGGTGTAAAAGCAGCATCAGGATTTACTGCTCcatacactacacacacaaaattttataaaatgATTAAAGTaaaacaatcaacacaaatgCATGTGTTCCCAACTTTATCCAAACTACAAAACAAATACGATATGCTAAAATCAGCAGATTCCATTATTCAATAAATACCATGCTATGAACCAGACATATCCACTGCTTTTACtataattcaaaatttataatttgtaAAACGATAGAAAAGAAATTGTTGAAAATACTAGCTTtcacatgtaaacaaacattagCTAATAAAGttacttgtttgacaggagTTGTATGCTCAAAAAGTCCCCCGTGCGCACATTTTTCTCTATATTTTATATCAACTCTTAATGCGCTCCCCTTTAGTACAACGAGAATTCCTCAAAGTCACATGGGAACAAATTTGGTTCAAACGCATaagttttaaaattaaaatttaatataatttgAAAAACACGCCCATCAGCAAAATTGGTGCGCGCGCTCctgtcaaacaaataaaatactAATTTAATATATTCAATGTTTTGCAAAATTAGAATTCTCGGCTCTAGAAcagagtactgtactgtacttgtggaTTGCTTTTTGATGGTTTCAGCATCCGCCCAGAAATTGTCGACAAAGAGTGGCAGCCGAAGAAGCGTGTACGGCAACCCCAGCTTCTTCACGTGACTCTCTATTTCTGTAAGCTGACGTCCGAACACGGTATCCTTCACGTCGGTCGTGATGGCTGACACCACCACGAGATGCCCGACACTCGCCTCTTTGCTTGCATTGGCTGCATTGATTGTAATGGCTGCACGATTTTCCACTCCCGGCGTGACGACGTAGACTGTCGCGGCGCCGGTCGCCTTGATGTGGGAAGCGGCGTCGGGCGCCGACATATCGAGCGCGACCAGCTCGACTCCCTTCAGATCGCGCAGTTCGCCGAGTTTGGCAGGGTCACGTGACGCGGCCTTGATGACGACCTTGTCGGCGTAGGTATCACTCAGACTCTTCACTGTCGCTTTTCCGACGTAGCCGTTAGTGCCGAGAACGAGAACAACTGGTTTTGACATGATTCCACAGCAATGAGGAGGCAAGGAACGGTGTGGATGGATCGATAGCAGAACTACGATCGAGTGAAAGGTGGCAGACAGGGTCGTTGTATTTAGATGTACGTACGATCTACATTGTGTAATTCGATTTCCGGTTCCGGTTGCCGAAGTCACTCTCATCACGCTTACTCATCTGAGTCATACACTGTACatctacgcgagactaacatCTACGTACGGTGACCGGTTTGTGCCACCTGCGCTGCCAAATCGAATGTCATCATTGTGTTAACCcgaggcgcgcatgcgctacaGTTAGAGTACACGACCGATCGACTACTCCGTACACTACTCTAGTAAACTCGTCTCTGCCCTCGTCATTTTTTAGACACAATACCAGCGCTAACAATGAGCACATGCGTGATTTCCGGACGTTACAATTGTAgtggtgtatgtgtacacactCGACcgccgccctcgtcattccccggattgtcagtCGAGGATTGACAATACAGGAAATTACGAGGGCAGAGACGAGTCTACTAAATAGAGTAGTGTATGGAGTAGGCGAGGGATCGTGCTACAATAGAGTCCACTTAACTCAAACTCGGTTATCTCAAAGTTCTGGATACCTCGAAAAAGACCTTTGGTCCCTGCCTGGTTACCGATTCAACCAATACAAAAGGAATCGGCTAAGTCGAATTTGCTTAAGTCAAATTTTCGGTTACCTCCACGCGAAGGCCAGGTCCGAACAGTCAGAAATTGATCACGTGTCTTTAGTATGTCAGTCGCGGCTTGCACGGAAattggtctggctacgcgagactcgTAAAGCACGTGCTTTCACGGACATGGCTTCTTTTTTCTTCACGTAAACTTGTTACGCTATCTCTACAGCGAAAAATCGAAATGATTGACTGTGTTGAAAGGGGCGGGAAAGAGAAGAAGGACATCGCCAGTGAGTTCGGCATCGCACCAAGTAGTGTTTCAACAATAGTTCGGACAAGGACAGGTACAGAAAACTTTTCTACGAAGGGCACACTGATGTGAGTAAGAAACGCGCTAGACCTGCTAAGCACGAGGATGTCGAAGAAGCGCTGTTGAGGtgggtcagtggatggtccggccatttaattttctacatttcaattttcatgtttttatttttcaattttcaattttcagttaattttttaatttttaatttttaattttttacttgcattcttatttaaaaattttgtgtttattaaatttaaatttaaatttttaaattgtaatttttaaagtttaatttttaatattcaatttttcatatttttttgtaaaatggtttcatcttttgatgtttgattcttgtgatctttagatttatcttttaaagtttaatttttaagcacctatgtgctcaaaactagaaacttgaacgcgctgttcgcttttctatttctttctAGCATGAATAGAaattagaaaatagaaaatagaaatgacCGCAGACGCTAGACACAGCAGGGGTCTCAGCGGCGGTCTCAGCagggcttccattcgtacgcgtgtctcaggagatcacgtttccaacacacaagcaggtgtttgtttttactttgctttccgtcacgtgccaaaccacgttggcaactcttgacaacttcgctctgacacacaacgttgtgccagcgAATAcctcggtccctagctgtgtgggtacacgtactgtacgtgcattgtacacaacacgctacctgtattgtagatgaaccggttggaggaAAATGCTATGTTATGTTATAACTAGATAGGCTCCCTCCGCACTagctagcggatcgccgagttggcaactgtggtgacgaagtatacggAACGACGTTTGTTgctaggaaaaatcgagacacaattaaaacatcgaaaccgtcaacctactacagtTAATGAAGTAGTAGACcgcgcgctttcacgggcacactctagatgtagtacacggtaccggtaccgtatacaagggtgggcgtggtactctagagcaggtcacatttctcatttgcatgacgtcgcacaactcaccaagtaaacagacatgcacgtccatcgtcaacgccttctgaactctagttgaagtcaactcaactgaactctatttgctcaactcaattaagtaactcaactagctaacgtagaacagcGCGGCTCACAGCTAGAGCTAGTTATTAAGTAGACTATGTCAATGTGTCACTCAATGATCTCTGAGCTCTCATTGTTGGCgcgtacgttcacatctgcagtcaagctaGGTATTGTAATGATGCCAAGAATGAATCCACTATAGCCGTCAATGGCGAGGACATGTGTAACTTCATACATCACAAGCTTTTCATTCTGGTCTATGTGCATTTTGTGACCACAGTATTGAGCGTAATAGGGTATGGGATTTACTCGTCAATGCGCAAGAGCTTGCCTCCTTCTGTGATATCCAGGAGCAACTTGTCCAAGAGCCCATCCAACTCTTTTTCCCCATACATGAAAGCCTTTAGTTTGCAAGTAGTCCTTCATCATCTTCCTCCCGTATGCTGGCCCAACCTTATTTCAGCAACGTTGTAATCAGATGTATATAGATACTTAGagtatatacatatttacGATTTACCTCTCTAGCACCGGCTTCAACGTTTTGCCTCAACTCACGATTTGACACACCCGAGCTCTATTGGATGTCGTATTCAAAGCAAAATCTTCTCACCGATCTCTCAGAAAGTCCTCTAACTCCAGGATGTCTTCGCCTCAATCTATAGCTTATTTCTGAATGCGAAATGCCTTCTTCTACCATTCGTCTGATGTCTGCCTCGTCCATTACAGCGACTGCACCAACTGGTTGTGCAAGTTGAGGGCGTGTCTTCCCGGGGAATTCCCTCAatgatagatagatagatagatagatagatagatagatagatagatagatagcgTCTGCAAAGGATTTACCTCCGCGATGTTTCCAGTTCGATGCGG is a window of Corticium candelabrum chromosome 20, ooCorCand1.1, whole genome shotgun sequence DNA encoding:
- the LOC134196056 gene encoding uncharacterized protein LOC134196056 encodes the protein MDEADIRRMVEEGISHSEISYRLRRRHPGVRGLSERSVRRFCFEYDILNPIPYYAQYCGHKMHIDQNEKLVMYEVTHVLAIDGYSGFILGIITIPSLTADVNVRANNESSEIIE
- the LOC134195996 gene encoding uncharacterized protein LOC134195996, which translates into the protein MASRSRPSNPQSQTLTKYFGSVSKRPRLDEEDRRPDSTKVPDDGGDDLHGDNSSLPSLERPDDATFIHPAVSSGDFARIVQLKEERTLTDQEKYHLLTNHFRPSATYRFPSVLYGKKKRAFQHDWLHQYNGLVYSETMQGSYCKYCVLFGQAAYSVYSFTGTLISKPLTNLQKASEKLRNHFIGVGGSSARKYHLQAVEKAENFKAVMEKKQLPVDQQLSSLRAQRIAKNREILRSVAETVILCGRQGLALRGHRDDWKWLEKTPYANHGNSLLTLCTPGPRLTPVSALELFDSPP
- the LOC134195656 gene encoding uncharacterized protein LOC134195656; translated protein: MSKPVVLVLGTNGYVGKATVKSLSDTYADKVVIKAASRDPAKLGELRDLKGVELVALDMSAPDAASHIKATGAATVYVVTPGVENRAAITINAANASKEASVGHLVVVSAITTDVKDTVFGRQLTEIESHVKKLGLPYTLLRLPLFVDNFWADAETIKKQSTMYGAVNPDAAFTPIAVSDIGKASAAVLANPGLYANKTFKLATKACTYNDVVKAFSESLGREIKYVQVPYEAAKKGVMDMGIQEWQADGMVELMKIVSSGSPITNDPEGVIHFKSITGSDPITVQQWVAAVAGGFK